Genomic segment of Streptomyces longhuiensis:
TCCAGCGTGGGTCCTCGTGGAGCGAGCGCTTGAATCCGGCGGTGTCCGCGATGAGGCGGGCCGTGTCGCGCTGGCGGTTGAGGGTGCCCGACACGAGGTAGGGATCGCGCAGGCCTCGGCGGGAGAGTTCCTCGCCGACGGCGGCGGCCTGGGTGCGGCCGAGCTCGGACAGGACGTCGTAGTCCTCCGCAGCGAAGGACCCCTGGCCGTGGCGGACGAGACAGATCAGCGGCATGGCGGTGGTTTTATCCGTCCTGTCAGTTTCGGGTGCTGCGGCGGATGACCGAGCGGCAGCGGTGGTCGAGGTAGTTGACGGCGAGCCAGAGGTTGCGGAAGGCCGGGTTGCGGGTCTGCTTGTGGTGGTAGCGGTAGTAGATCTGCTGGGCGATCGCGGCGAGCCGGAACAGTCCGAAGGTCTCGTAGAAGGGCCAGTTGTCGGCGGGCAGGCCCATTCGGTCGCAGTACCGTTCGACGATCTCGGCGCGGGTGAGCATGCCGGGCAGATGGCTGGGCTGGCGGCGTATGGCTTGGGCGATGCGGTGGTCGTCGGCCTGCACCCAGTACGCCAGGGCGCTGCCGAGGTCCATCAGCGGGTCGCCCAGGGTGGCCATCTCCCAGTCCAGGACGCCGGTGACGTGCAGGTCCGTCTCGTCGAGGACGAGGTTGTCCAGACGCCAGTCGTTGTGGATGACGCAGGTGGCGACGTCGTCGGGCTGGTGGTCGGCAAGCCAGGCGGTCACGCGGCGGAAGCTGGGTGTGTTCCAGGTGCGGGCTTGGGCGTAGCGGCGGGTCCAGCCCTCGACCTGGCGGCGGACGTAGCCGTCGCCCTTGCCGAGGTCGGCGAGTCCTGTGGCGGCGGGGTCGACCTGGTGCAGGTCGGTGAGGGTGTCGACGAATGCTTCCGACAGTGTCCGCGCAGCGGTAGATGGCAGGTACATGTCATGCGGAAGCCTGCCGCGAAGGATGAGGCCGGGCACCTTGTCCATGACGTAGAAGTCGCTGCCGATGACGGACGGGTCCTGACACAGTGCGCGGACTGCGGGCACGAGCGGGTAGACGGGCTTCAACGCCTCCTGGACGCGGTACTCGCGCGCCATGTCGTGCGCGGAGGTGGCCTTCTTGCCGGCCGGCGGGCGGCGCAGGATCAGTTCCGTGCCGAGATCCGTGTAGCGCAGCAGGTAGGTGAGGTTGGACGCGCCGCCCGTGAACTGGACAACTTCGGGGACAGGCTCGGACAGTCCGTCCACCTGCTTTGCCAGCCAGCTGTGCACACGCTCGACGTCGAAGGCATCCTCGGTGCGGACCGCGCTGTGGCTTGTGTCGTTCATCAGGTCACCTTGGTGATGAGTCGCAGGGGCAGGTGGCGCATGAGGAAGCCGGCGGGTACCCAGGGCCAGGCGGGGACCTTTGCTTCGGGGCGCTCGCGCTCGATGGCTTTCACCATGGTCCGCACTCCCTTCTCGGTGGAGGTCATCAGCGGTGTCTTCGCCGCGCCTGCGCTCAGTTCGGTGGCGATGTAGCCGGGGTGGAGGGTGGTGACGGCGATCGGCGTGCGGGTCGCCGTCATCTCCGCCCGAATTCCCTCGGCCAGCGCTGAGACGCCGGCCTTGGTGGCCGCGTACGTGGTGAGGTTGCGAGGCAGACCGCGCATCGCGCTCATCGACGAGACGACCACGAGGTGGCCGCAATGCTGGGCGCGGAAGATTTTCATGGCGGCCTCGCACTGGGCGAGCGCGGCGGTGAAGTTGGTCTGCGCGGTCTGCAGGTTGGCGTCGAAGCGGCCGGTACCGATCGGTTTTCCCTTGCCGAGACCTGCGTTGACGATGACTCGGTCAAGGCCGCCCAGGTCTGCACTCAACGCGTGAAAGACATCGAAGACCTGCTGGTGGTCGTTGACGTCCAGGCTGCGCACGGAGACCGTGATGCCCGGGTGGGCGGCGAGCAGTTCCTTGCGCAGTGCCTGCAGACGGTCGGCGCGGCGTGCGCAGAGTGCGAGATCACGGCCGAGGGCGGCGAAGGTGCGGGCCATTCCCTCACCGAGACCCGAACTCGCCCCGGTGATAAGAATCTTGCTTCTCACGGTCACGATGTCCTCACCTGCTCCTGCCGGTCTTGGGTCTTGAGTCTCCTGACGGTGCGCCGCCATCTCACGGCGGTCTGCGCATCGGCGACTCGGGGAAGGAAGCGCTTGAGGCGTACGGCGCGCCGGTCTTTGGGATGGGTGAGTATCAGGAAGCGTCCCTTGGCGACTGCGTCGACGACCTGCTCAGCCACCTGCTCCGCGGTCGGCTTGCCACGCTGGATCATGCGGTCGGCGCGCTCGGCCAACACGGGATCGGGACTGTGCAGCCCTGCTCTGAGGCTCGTGTTCACGAAGCCCGGGCAAACGACGGTGGTGCGGATGCCGAAGGGGGCCAGCTCCTGACGGAGAGTCTCGGACAGGGAGATCACGGCCGCCTTCGACACGTTGTACGAGGCCATGCCGGGCATGTTCAACAGTCCTGCCAGGGCGGCGATGTTGACGATGTGTCCGCTTCTTTGCTGCTTGAACAGCGGCACAAAGGTACGACACCCGTGAACGACGCCCTTGAGGTTGATGTCGAGGATCCAGTCCCAGTCGTCGGCCTGAAGGCGTTCGACGCGTCCGACCGCGGTCACCCCGGCGTTGTTGACCAGCACGTCGAGACCGCCCCAGTGGTCCTCGCACCAGCGAAGGGCACGTTGCCAGTCGTTGTGGATGCGCACGTCCAGGCGGATGAACGAGACGGTTCCGGTGGGGAGTTCGGCTGGCTCGCTGCAGTCCGCGATCAGGACACGGTCCCCGGCAGCGGCATATCGCTGGGCCAGGGCCCGGCCCAGCCCGGAGGCTCCGCCGGTGATGAGGACACGCCTGCTCACCCTGTCTCCCGGGTGCCGTACCGGCCGAGTTCGGCCCGAGCAATGACACCGAGGTGCACCTCGTCGGGGCCGTCGGCCAGACGCAGCGCACGGGCGGCGGCCATGGCGGAAGCGAGCGGGAAGTCGTCGGACAGGCCGGCGCCGCCGTGGAGCTGGATCGCCATGTCGATCACCTCGCAGGCCATCGTCGGGACAGCGGCCTTGACCTGTGACAACTCGCTGATGGCGGCGGCCGCCCCGGCGGTGTCCAGCAGCCAGGCGGCATGCAGGACCTGGAGCCGCGCCTGATTGATCGCAATCCTGGCCTTCGCGATGCGTTCGCGGGTGCCCCCCAGATTGGTGAGCGGCTTACCGAAGGCGGTGCGGGACGCGGAACGGCGGCAGGCCAGCTCCAGGGCGTTCTCGGCGAGCCCGATCAGCCGCATGCAATGGTGGATACGGCCTGGGCCGAGCCTGCCCTGGGCGATCTCGAAGCCACGGCCGGGGCCGGCGATCACCGCGTCGAGCGGCAGTCGCACGTCGGAGAAGGACACCTCGCCGTGGCCGTAGGGCTCGTCGAAGTAGCCGTATACCGGCAGCATCCGCTCGACCCGCACACCCGGGGTGTCAAGAGGCACCAGCACCATGGAGTGCCGGGCGTGGCGCGGCGCCTCAGGGTCGGTGAGCCCCATGAAGACGACGAACCGGCAGTCCGGGTGCCCGATTCCGGTGCTCCACCACTTGCGGCCGTTGAGGACGATGGTGTCCCCGTCGACGACGGCGGTCGCAGCCATGTTGGCCGCGTCGGAGGAGGCCACTTCAGGCTCGGTCATGCAGAAGGCCGAGCGGATCTCGCCGCGCAAGAGCGGCTCCATCCAGCGGCGGCGCTGCTCGTCACTGCCGTAGTGCAGCAGGACCTCTGCGTTTCCGGTGTCGGGCGCGTTGCAGTTGAAGATCTCCGGGGCGATCAGCGAGCGACCCATGAGCTCGGCCAGCGGCGCGTACTCGACGTTGGTCAGGCCGGCGCCGTAGGTGCTGTCGGGCAGGAACAGGTTCCACAGCCCTGCCGCCTTGGCCTTCGCCTTGAGCTCATCGATCACCGACGGCACGGATGCCCAGCGGTCCTGCTGGGCCCGAAGGGCAGTGAAGTACTCCTGCTCACGGGGCAGGACCTCTGACGTCATGAAAGCGTCGACACGCTCGATGTACCCGCGTGCCTTTGGCGAGTGTCCGAAGTCCATAGTTCTTCCATCCTGTCGAGCAATGCTCAGTAATCGAGGCGGACGTGCGCCGGGCAGTGTCCTGTCCGGTGCACGTCAGTGTTGCCTGATGGCGAACCGTTCCGTGACCTGCTCCAGGTTGCTCACGAGCAGATCGATCAGGTCGGCCGTGGTGACGACGTCGTCGGTGGCGCTGATGGCCATCTCCTCCGCCATGGCCAGCCAGCCGCGCACGGCCAACCGGTGCAACGGTGCAGGGGTGTCGATGCCTGCGGCCTCCAGCACTCGGTCGGTCAGCGCGCGGCGGTTGTCCTCGAAGACTTCCAGCACCAGTTCGT
This window contains:
- a CDS encoding phosphotransferase family protein, with product MNDTSHSAVRTEDAFDVERVHSWLAKQVDGLSEPVPEVVQFTGGASNLTYLLRYTDLGTELILRRPPAGKKATSAHDMAREYRVQEALKPVYPLVPAVRALCQDPSVIGSDFYVMDKVPGLILRGRLPHDMYLPSTAARTLSEAFVDTLTDLHQVDPAATGLADLGKGDGYVRRQVEGWTRRYAQARTWNTPSFRRVTAWLADHQPDDVATCVIHNDWRLDNLVLDETDLHVTGVLDWEMATLGDPLMDLGSALAYWVQADDHRIAQAIRRQPSHLPGMLTRAEIVERYCDRMGLPADNWPFYETFGLFRLAAIAQQIYYRYHHKQTRNPAFRNLWLAVNYLDHRCRSVIRRSTRN
- a CDS encoding SDR family NAD(P)-dependent oxidoreductase; this translates as MSRRVLITGGASGLGRALAQRYAAAGDRVLIADCSEPAELPTGTVSFIRLDVRIHNDWQRALRWCEDHWGGLDVLVNNAGVTAVGRVERLQADDWDWILDINLKGVVHGCRTFVPLFKQQRSGHIVNIAALAGLLNMPGMASYNVSKAAVISLSETLRQELAPFGIRTTVVCPGFVNTSLRAGLHSPDPVLAERADRMIQRGKPTAEQVAEQVVDAVAKGRFLILTHPKDRRAVRLKRFLPRVADAQTAVRWRRTVRRLKTQDRQEQVRTS
- a CDS encoding SDR family oxidoreductase; its protein translation is MTVRSKILITGASSGLGEGMARTFAALGRDLALCARRADRLQALRKELLAAHPGITVSVRSLDVNDHQQVFDVFHALSADLGGLDRVIVNAGLGKGKPIGTGRFDANLQTAQTNFTAALAQCEAAMKIFRAQHCGHLVVVSSMSAMRGLPRNLTTYAATKAGVSALAEGIRAEMTATRTPIAVTTLHPGYIATELSAGAAKTPLMTSTEKGVRTMVKAIERERPEAKVPAWPWVPAGFLMRHLPLRLITKVT
- a CDS encoding acyl-CoA dehydrogenase family protein, whose product is MDFGHSPKARGYIERVDAFMTSEVLPREQEYFTALRAQQDRWASVPSVIDELKAKAKAAGLWNLFLPDSTYGAGLTNVEYAPLAELMGRSLIAPEIFNCNAPDTGNAEVLLHYGSDEQRRRWMEPLLRGEIRSAFCMTEPEVASSDAANMAATAVVDGDTIVLNGRKWWSTGIGHPDCRFVVFMGLTDPEAPRHARHSMVLVPLDTPGVRVERMLPVYGYFDEPYGHGEVSFSDVRLPLDAVIAGPGRGFEIAQGRLGPGRIHHCMRLIGLAENALELACRRSASRTAFGKPLTNLGGTRERIAKARIAINQARLQVLHAAWLLDTAGAAAAISELSQVKAAVPTMACEVIDMAIQLHGGAGLSDDFPLASAMAAARALRLADGPDEVHLGVIARAELGRYGTRETG